A region of Mammaliicoccus sp. Dog046 DNA encodes the following proteins:
- a CDS encoding thiamine phosphate synthase translates to MFIAITPYQVLTEIDLNHYIEISESIDLLLLRVPMDHESLCISVDYLIHHGFPKDKLMVHSDITLLKKYDLTFIHFRENDEHAFSFKQSHPHISVSMSTHSSESIQRAQKHGLDFVCFGHVFETASKDGKRPRSNEEIKRAVAHHIPIYAIGGIHVHTIKHLPPGFKGICAISFFRKANIQEIKSLRKVWQAYV, encoded by the coding sequence TAGATTTAAATCATTATATCGAAATTTCCGAATCCATAGACTTATTGTTATTACGTGTTCCTATGGATCATGAATCACTATGTATCTCGGTAGACTACTTAATTCATCATGGATTCCCTAAAGATAAATTAATGGTGCATAGCGATATTACATTGCTTAAAAAATATGATTTAACATTTATACACTTTCGTGAAAATGATGAACACGCCTTTTCTTTTAAACAGTCACATCCACATATTTCTGTAAGTATGTCGACACATTCAAGCGAAAGTATACAACGCGCTCAAAAGCATGGATTAGATTTCGTATGTTTCGGTCATGTTTTTGAAACAGCTTCAAAAGATGGTAAGCGCCCTAGATCAAATGAAGAAATCAAACGAGCAGTCGCACATCATATTCCCATTTATGCTATCGGGGGAATTCATGTTCATACAATCAAACATTTACCTCCGGGATTCAAAGGTATTTGTGCAATTTCATTTTTTAGAAAAGCTAATATACAAGAAATCAAGTCTTTAAGAAAGGTGTGGCAAGCTTATGTATGA
- the thiO gene encoding glycine oxidase ThiO translates to MYDVLIVGSGVIGMSIARDLHEHDDLSIAVIDRDVPGLHASYKAGGMLGAQNEFTENTDLFQLALQSRRKFKTLSHELYEETGIDIHYQSEGLIKMAAAQDDTDNLNMQWNFLNTHDKDVVRLDKQSLAQLSNSNITYHNHAIYIPRDGQINASQYTKALLKSIEQKDIHRFYQTEVSSLERVQDIYRVQTSKGTLTAKKVIVAAGAWSDQLLQDYNISTEITGIKGEVLLLEQPQLDLKQTLFMTNGCYIVPKYHNRFLVGATSYKDDFSVGTTAKGEDWLFNEATTYIPSLVNSKVIHKWSGIRPFTLNEWPIMDEIDNGLFLVTGHYRNGILLSPIIGELVSDWIRNQQRPSLLNHFKTERSSYYEMHH, encoded by the coding sequence ATGTATGATGTTCTAATCGTCGGGTCTGGCGTAATTGGCATGTCCATTGCGCGCGACCTTCATGAACATGATGATTTATCTATCGCTGTGATTGATCGTGACGTTCCTGGGCTACATGCTTCTTATAAAGCGGGTGGCATGCTCGGCGCTCAAAATGAATTCACTGAGAATACCGATTTATTCCAACTCGCACTGCAATCTCGTAGGAAATTTAAGACATTGAGTCATGAATTATATGAAGAAACTGGTATAGACATTCATTATCAGTCAGAAGGTCTTATTAAGATGGCCGCTGCTCAAGATGACACTGACAATTTAAACATGCAATGGAACTTTTTAAATACTCACGATAAAGATGTAGTCCGATTAGATAAACAATCATTAGCACAATTGTCTAACAGCAATATTACTTATCATAATCATGCCATTTATATTCCAAGAGATGGTCAAATCAATGCATCTCAATATACGAAGGCATTATTGAAATCGATTGAACAGAAAGACATACACCGTTTCTACCAAACTGAAGTTTCATCATTAGAACGGGTTCAAGATATTTATCGGGTTCAAACATCTAAAGGTACATTAACTGCTAAAAAAGTCATTGTTGCCGCTGGTGCATGGAGCGATCAATTGTTACAAGACTATAATATTTCAACAGAAATCACCGGAATTAAGGGTGAAGTATTATTGTTAGAGCAACCTCAGTTAGATTTAAAACAAACACTCTTTATGACTAATGGTTGCTACATTGTTCCGAAGTATCACAACAGATTTTTAGTGGGCGCAACAAGTTATAAAGATGACTTCTCTGTAGGTACAACTGCTAAAGGTGAAGACTGGCTATTCAATGAAGCAACAACTTATATCCCTTCTTTAGTAAATAGTAAAGTGATTCATAAGTGGTCAGGCATTCGACCTTTTACACTTAACGAATGGCCAATTATGGATGAAATAGATAACGGACTATTTCTTGTAACTGGTCATTATCGTAATGGCATATTACTATCACCTATCATTGGTGAGCTTGTATCGGATTGGATACGTAATCAACAACGTCCTTCGTTGTTGAACCATTTTAAAACTGAAAGGAGTTCATATTATGAAATGCATCATTAA
- the thiS gene encoding sulfur carrier protein ThiS, with protein sequence MKCIINGDEFNFDDTLTLSQILESLELDQERIIVEWNDTLVKQEQFNEVVVRESDRLELLEFVGGG encoded by the coding sequence ATGAAATGCATCATTAATGGAGATGAATTTAATTTTGATGACACATTAACTTTGTCACAAATACTTGAATCTCTAGAATTGGATCAAGAAAGAATTATTGTGGAATGGAACGACACACTTGTTAAGCAAGAACAATTTAATGAGGTTGTCGTAAGAGAATCAGATCGATTAGAATTATTAGAATTTGTTGGAGGCGGATAA